From the genome of Campylobacter magnus, one region includes:
- a CDS encoding RelA/SpoT family protein, which translates to MNRSDNSLEELIDRVCACHTLEDAKDILYSVAKPTGILLKAVDYCISSHDGQTRKSGEPYSIHPILVTSFVAHMGGDESMLIAALLHDVVEDTECDEEQLTFDFGKDVCSLVNGLTKIVAIRKDELVSSSSNEKLTASAMSFRKMLLASIEDVRVLFIKLCDRLHNMLTLDALRPDKQKRIAEETLVVYAPIAHRLGISAIKNILEDLAFKYVMPEEYAKIDDFINDAKQQLQLKINEFSQKVSEQLLANGFSEDSFEIQKRIKHYYSIYLKMQRKGISLEEILDLLAVRIIVPDELDCYLVLGILHTNFNPLIARFKDYIALPKQNGYRTLHTTLFDDQSIIEAQIRTFNMHKTAEYGLAAHWKYKHSGAAAVKTDWLKDISQIDEHEKTPEDLYEFAKDSLYVEDIAVYSPTGRIFTLPRGATALDYAYEIHSEVGLHASEAYINKIKVPLLTELKNGDIVRIITGDEPKLRCSWLNSVKTGKARVTIRNYCRQKLREINEKVARKIISAIFSRPVDVIESWILSENLSKKIFKVSTDSAFLQDVVNALKKYGKDKILGIGGLGKKYEIKKQKCDNIVIYSNYKITSAEFDYCCNPKRGDDIMGFRHGHRAVVHHKLCERASKLVESGEEMIFVKWTKVAPDRYKIILSLENKRGSLAEFLTDLAKLKIDLVTINLADGGEEDSAEYFELVVQIVENVDSQKVMESLKNKYKIVEFSSLADAYSS; encoded by the coding sequence ATGAACCGCAGTGATAATAGCCTAGAAGAGCTAATAGATAGAGTTTGCGCTTGCCACACGCTTGAAGATGCAAAGGATATCTTATATAGCGTAGCAAAACCTACTGGAATTTTGCTAAAAGCCGTAGACTACTGTATCAGCTCACACGATGGACAAACTAGAAAAAGTGGTGAGCCTTATAGCATACATCCTATTTTGGTAACTTCATTTGTCGCACATATGGGTGGCGATGAGAGTATGCTAATAGCAGCACTTTTACACGATGTAGTAGAGGATACTGAGTGTGATGAGGAGCAGCTTACCTTTGACTTTGGTAAGGATGTCTGCTCGCTAGTAAATGGACTAACCAAAATCGTCGCAATTCGCAAAGACGAGCTAGTAAGCTCTAGCTCAAACGAAAAGCTAACTGCTTCGGCTATGAGCTTTCGTAAAATGCTATTAGCTAGCATTGAGGATGTTAGGGTGCTATTTATTAAGCTGTGCGACCGCTTACACAATATGCTAACACTTGATGCTCTTCGCCCTGATAAGCAAAAGCGCATAGCAGAAGAAACGCTTGTAGTGTATGCGCCTATTGCCCACAGACTTGGAATTTCAGCTATAAAAAATATACTTGAAGATCTAGCCTTCAAGTATGTTATGCCTGAAGAATATGCTAAAATCGATGATTTTATCAATGATGCCAAGCAACAACTGCAGCTAAAAATCAATGAGTTTAGCCAAAAAGTAAGCGAGCAGCTGCTAGCAAATGGCTTTAGCGAAGATAGTTTTGAGATACAAAAACGCATCAAGCACTACTACTCAATCTATCTAAAAATGCAGCGCAAAGGCATTAGCTTAGAGGAGATTTTAGACTTGCTAGCTGTGCGTATCATCGTGCCTGATGAGCTTGATTGCTACTTGGTGCTTGGTATTTTACACACGAACTTTAATCCACTTATCGCTAGGTTTAAAGACTATATCGCACTGCCAAAGCAAAATGGATATCGCACCTTGCACACTACGCTTTTTGATGATCAAAGCATAATAGAGGCGCAAATCCGTACCTTTAATATGCATAAAACCGCCGAATACGGCCTAGCAGCTCACTGGAAATATAAGCATAGCGGTGCAGCAGCTGTAAAAACCGACTGGCTAAAAGACATCAGCCAAATCGACGAGCATGAAAAAACCCCAGAAGATCTCTACGAGTTTGCTAAAGATAGCTTGTATGTAGAAGATATCGCTGTTTACTCGCCAACTGGGCGAATTTTTACGCTGCCTAGGGGAGCTACTGCTTTGGACTACGCTTATGAGATACACTCTGAGGTAGGACTTCACGCAAGCGAAGCGTATATAAACAAAATCAAGGTGCCTTTGCTAACCGAGCTGAAAAACGGCGATATCGTGCGAATCATAACTGGCGATGAGCCAAAGTTGCGCTGCAGCTGGCTTAATAGCGTAAAAACTGGCAAAGCAAGGGTAACCATACGCAACTACTGCCGTCAAAAACTGCGTGAAATCAACGAAAAAGTCGCTAGAAAGATCATCTCAGCGATTTTCTCTCGCCCAGTAGATGTGATTGAAAGCTGGATATTAAGCGAAAATCTAAGCAAAAAAATCTTTAAGGTTTCTACTGATTCTGCGTTTTTACAAGATGTGGTAAATGCGCTTAAAAAATACGGCAAAGATAAAATTCTTGGCATCGGTGGTCTTGGCAAAAAATACGAAATCAAAAAACAAAAATGCGATAATATTGTTATTTATAGCAATTATAAAATAACATCAGCCGAGTTTGATTATTGTTGTAACCCTAAGCGTGGCGATGATATAATGGGCTTTCGCCACGGACACAGAGCTGTGGTTCACCACAAGCTTTGCGAGCGCGCATCTAAGCTAGTAGAAAGTGGCGAAGAGATGATTTTTGTAAAATGGACAAAGGTCGCACCTGATCGCTACAAAATCATACTAAGCTTGGAGAATAAGCGTGGGTCTTTGGCTGAGTTTTTAACAGACCTTGCTAAGCTAAAAATAGACTTAGTTACCATAAATCTAGCTGATGGCGGCGAGGAAGATAGTGCTGAGTACTTTGAGCTTGTTGTTCAAATAGTAGAAAATGTAGATAGCCAAAAGGTAATGGAAAGCCTAAAAAATAAGTATAAAATCGTGGAGTTTAGCTCGCTAGCTGATGCTTATTCTAGCTAG
- a CDS encoding DNA-directed RNA polymerase subunit omega, with the protein MRSEQIITKALEKVGDDRYKLSLIVAKRAEQLGNGAEPLIDDTAKLKNVDIALREIAEGKISIDD; encoded by the coding sequence ATGAGAAGCGAACAAATAATAACAAAAGCCCTTGAAAAAGTAGGCGATGATAGATACAAGCTATCTTTAATCGTAGCAAAAAGAGCAGAACAACTAGGAAATGGTGCTGAGCCTCTCATAGATGATACAGCTAAGCTAAAAAATGTAGATATCGCTTTGCGTGAAATCGCAGAGGGCAAAATAAGCATTGATGACTAA
- the pyrH gene encoding UMP kinase: MKPKRVLVKFSGEALAGSSGFGIEPEVIKYIAGEIKSLAIAGVETGIVIGGGNIIRGVSASQGGIIKRTSGDHMGMLATVINAIALKEALEHFGLNVRVQSAIKMEAICETFIMGRAIRHLQKGRAVIFAAGTGNPFFTTDTAATLRAVEIEADMIIKATKVNGVYDKDPNKFEGAKLLSTLSYDDALRDDIKVMDDTSIALAKDNKLPIVVCNMFEPGNLAKIIVDGDLSGCSIVK, from the coding sequence ATGAAACCTAAGCGAGTTTTAGTCAAGTTTTCTGGTGAGGCGCTAGCTGGTAGTTCTGGCTTTGGGATAGAACCTGAGGTTATCAAGTATATCGCTGGTGAGATAAAAAGTCTAGCTATAGCAGGCGTAGAGACTGGTATAGTAATAGGCGGTGGAAACATCATCCGTGGAGTAAGTGCTAGCCAAGGCGGCATCATAAAGCGCACAAGCGGCGATCACATGGGTATGCTAGCTACTGTGATAAACGCCATTGCGCTAAAAGAAGCCCTAGAGCATTTTGGGCTAAATGTCCGTGTCCAAAGCGCTATCAAAATGGAAGCGATTTGCGAGACTTTTATCATGGGTAGGGCTATCCGCCACCTTCAAAAAGGTCGTGCGGTGATATTTGCAGCTGGGACTGGAAATCCGTTTTTTACCACTGATACTGCGGCTACTTTGCGTGCTGTGGAGATCGAGGCTGATATGATAATAAAGGCTACAAAGGTAAATGGCGTGTATGATAAAGACCCAAATAAATTTGAAGGCGCAAAACTGCTTAGCACGCTAAGCTACGATGATGCTTTAAGAGATGATATAAAGGTAATGGACGATACATCAATTGCGCTAGCAAAGGATAATAAGTTGCCGATTGTGGTGTGTAATATGTTTGAGCCTGGTAACCTTGCTAAAATCATCGTGGATGGTGATCTAAGCGGCTGTTCTATAGTAAAATGA
- the dapE gene encoding succinyl-diaminopimelate desuccinylase: MKTIEILTELLRFKSITPNDDGAMNYISMLMDDFTITNIDEGGTKNLLLMRKFGGGEHLCFAGHIDVVPPGQGWDSDPFEPVSKDGFIYARGAQDMKAGVAAFISACKDASKTKFNGTLSMIITSDEEGDGKYGTIKVLEYMKKQGILPDFALVAEPTCVQFGDTIKIGRRGSINGKIIVRGKQGHAAYPSKCINPVHQIAPLLAKIAGHDMDGGSEFFEPSKIVITDIRGGMEVVNVTPADIKIMFNVRNSNLTSLESVENYIKSVFAGLDFELNIAQTSKPYLSDKNSKIVRAISMAIEKHCTTIPHLSTTGGTSDARHLSEFGVSVVEFGVCNDRIHQINERVSIDEVKKLKAIFTDLIDSF; the protein is encoded by the coding sequence ATGAAAACAATAGAGATTTTAACCGAGCTTTTGCGCTTTAAAAGTATCACGCCAAATGACGATGGAGCGATGAATTATATTTCAATGCTTATGGATGATTTTACTATCACAAATATAGACGAGGGCGGCACGAAAAATCTGCTTTTGATGCGTAAGTTTGGAGGTGGCGAGCATTTGTGCTTTGCTGGGCATATAGATGTGGTGCCACCTGGGCAGGGCTGGGATAGTGATCCCTTTGAGCCTGTTAGCAAAGATGGCTTTATCTACGCAAGGGGTGCGCAGGATATGAAAGCTGGCGTGGCGGCGTTTATTTCAGCCTGCAAAGATGCTAGTAAGACTAAATTTAACGGCACACTTAGCATGATAATAACTAGCGATGAAGAAGGCGATGGCAAATACGGCACAATAAAAGTGCTAGAATATATGAAAAAACAAGGAATTTTGCCTGATTTTGCTCTAGTGGCTGAGCCTACATGCGTCCAGTTTGGCGATACTATCAAAATCGGTCGTCGTGGCTCAATAAATGGTAAAATCATAGTGCGAGGCAAGCAAGGTCACGCAGCATATCCAAGCAAATGTATAAATCCAGTCCATCAAATAGCCCCACTGCTAGCAAAAATAGCAGGGCATGATATGGACGGGGGCAGCGAGTTTTTTGAGCCTTCAAAAATCGTGATAACTGATATTAGAGGTGGTATGGAGGTAGTAAATGTAACTCCAGCCGATATTAAAATCATGTTTAATGTGCGAAACTCAAACCTAACTAGCTTAGAGAGCGTAGAAAACTACATTAAAAGCGTGTTTGCAGGGCTTGATTTTGAGCTAAATATCGCACAGACATCAAAGCCTTATCTAAGTGATAAAAATAGTAAAATCGTGCGTGCTATCTCAATGGCTATAGAAAAGCACTGCACGACTATACCGCATCTTAGCACCACAGGTGGTACTAGCGATGCTAGACATTTAAGCGAGTTTGGCGTGAGTGTGGTGGAGTTTGGCGTGTGTAATGATAGAATTCATCAAATAAACGAGCGTGTTAGCATAGATGAAGTTAAAAAGCTAAAAGCGATTTTTACCGATTTAATAGATAGTTTTTAA
- a CDS encoding LysE family translocator — protein MDSFITGILLGLGVAIPIGPLNILIMNYSLSSFGRGFALGMGAMSADILYFVLLSLGVLAVFDNPWIFKSIAIFGAIFLLYMTWACYKNASKMLAKITSTERGESLLACYLKGLGLNSINPFIIGFWLSLSSVIASSANWMIAAFGVLLALFAWVLGLSLVTSLARRIISAKVARIFSYVSAVLMLFFTAFLIYNTFLKDI, from the coding sequence GTGGATTCTTTTATCACAGGCATTTTGCTAGGGCTTGGCGTGGCTATACCGATTGGTCCTTTAAATATCCTTATAATGAACTATTCGCTTAGTTCTTTTGGGCGTGGATTTGCTCTGGGGATGGGGGCGATGAGTGCGGACATACTCTACTTTGTGCTACTTAGCCTTGGCGTGCTAGCAGTATTTGACAATCCTTGGATTTTTAAAAGCATTGCGATTTTTGGGGCGATTTTCTTGCTTTATATGACATGGGCGTGCTACAAAAACGCTAGTAAAATGCTAGCTAAAATTACTAGCACAGAGCGTGGCGAGAGCCTGCTTGCGTGCTATTTAAAAGGTCTTGGGCTAAATAGCATAAATCCTTTTATCATAGGCTTTTGGCTCTCGCTCTCATCCGTGATCGCAAGTAGCGCAAACTGGATGATTGCAGCCTTTGGCGTGCTACTAGCGCTTTTTGCTTGGGTGCTTGGGCTTAGTCTTGTAACATCGCTTGCTAGGCGCATTATCAGCGCTAAAGTGGCTAGAATTTTTTCGTATGTTTCGGCTGTGCTGATGCTGTTTTTTACTGCGTTTTTGATTTATAATACATTTTTAAAGGACATTTAG
- a CDS encoding type II toxin-antitoxin system VapC family toxin: protein MYLLDTHVLLWYFMGSEKLGSRAKNAIEKNLCFYSTATLWELGIKQGINKIDLKLKISELENIFIKSAFLKLEINAKQIDRLKNLADIHKDPFDRLLIAQALENNLCLITADENILLYDIKTLDARK, encoded by the coding sequence ATGTATTTGCTTGATACTCATGTTTTGCTCTGGTATTTTATGGGGAGTGAAAAGCTAGGTAGCAGAGCAAAGAATGCAATTGAGAAAAACCTTTGTTTTTATAGCACTGCTACTTTGTGGGAGCTTGGGATAAAGCAAGGTATAAATAAAATTGATTTAAAACTCAAAATAAGCGAACTTGAAAACATTTTTATAAAAAGTGCTTTTTTAAAGCTTGAAATAAATGCTAAGCAAATTGATAGACTAAAAAATCTTGCTGATATTCATAAAGACCCTTTTGATAGACTACTTATCGCTCAGGCACTAGAAAACAATCTTTGTTTAATCACAGCTGATGAAAATATACTTTTATATGATATAAAAACTTTGGACGCAAGAAAATAA
- a CDS encoding DUF2281 domain-containing protein, which translates to MLVANGYFDGDSIKTFENFKAQKNQKVIITVLDEFVNEQKSAFGLLKDKIVKISDDFDAPLDEFKDYE; encoded by the coding sequence ATGCTAGTGGCAAATGGATATTTTGATGGCGATAGTATAAAGACTTTTGAAAACTTTAAAGCGCAGAAAAATCAAAAAGTGATTATCACTGTGCTTGATGAGTTTGTAAATGAGCAAAAATCAGCCTTTGGCTTGCTAAAAGATAAAATCGTAAAAATCAGCGATGATTTTGATGCGCCACTTGATGAGTTTAAGGACTATGAGTAA
- a CDS encoding class I SAM-dependent DNA methyltransferase, producing MKSTKELEQAAKYFIQKYKDKSNEKSDAQSFWIDFLGIFVDEPTQKINFEKTVPLGHTSFIDAYIPHAKTLIEQKSSGIDLNKAKKQSDGSELTPFEQAGRYNDELPYSQKARYIIVCNFDEFHIHDMESPKDPPQIINFTDLTKQIHRFTFLNESKNDELKALALAKQSELSFKAARLIKQIQDELIALYAAATPSGEPSEQDFASINMLLTRLVFCFYADDSGVFTRHDMFGAYLATHKANMRQAILDVFSMLSTPEHKRSKFADPELLAFPYTNGGLFEFYDENIPQFNDKLAELIINEATFGFDFSLISPTIFGGLFESTLNPETRRSGGMHYTSIENIEKLIKPLFLDKLESELDEIIAIKQKDTKDKKLIEFQKKLGSLCFFDPACGSGNFLTQTFLCLRELENKALKERFTDKSGTFQGVLEGFDTCGICVDINNFYGIEINSFATAVAKTALHIADKQMRKATNELIHTNLEYLPLRDFENILCANAFDVSWHEHCPKADFIIGNPPFVGARMMNETQKADLIKASNNAKNEGNLDYVTAWFFKACEYMKQSPKTRTAFVATNSICQGEQVALLWKPLFESGVSIDFAYTSFKWDNSVDFGTGKKEKADKKMAAVYVIIAGFSLNNSSQKYIFTGNSRIPASNINGYLADAPNIAIESRSKPLCEFVPEMTRGSEPNDGGNLILSQDEKDEILAKYPNADKFIKQFMGAEEFINGKLRYCLWLVNANPSELSKIPPIMDRIKAVRENRLQSKSEGTRKFADKPTIFKLCRQPKSNYIVIPRVSGENRIYVPIGFVSSDIIASDAIQFIPNATLADFAILTSSVHMEWMRAVAGRLETRYRYSNTIVYNNFPFASLDEKDKETLTAAAQGILDARAEFSDSSLADLYNPLTMPANLRKAHERNDQAVLKIYAVNKTATPSDIVKELFTRYEKEVKAREF from the coding sequence ATGAAAAGTACAAAAGAGCTAGAACAAGCCGCAAAATATTTTATCCAAAAATACAAAGACAAAAGTAATGAAAAAAGCGACGCACAGAGCTTTTGGATAGATTTTCTAGGTATTTTTGTAGATGAGCCAACGCAAAAAATAAATTTTGAAAAAACAGTCCCACTCGGCCACACAAGCTTTATTGACGCTTATATCCCACACGCAAAGACCTTGATAGAACAAAAAAGCTCAGGCATAGACTTAAACAAAGCTAAAAAGCAAAGCGATGGTAGCGAGCTAACGCCTTTTGAGCAAGCGGGGCGCTACAATGACGAGCTACCTTATAGCCAAAAAGCACGCTATATCATCGTTTGCAACTTTGATGAGTTTCACATCCACGATATGGAAAGCCCCAAAGACCCACCGCAGATAATAAACTTCACAGACCTTACAAAGCAAATCCACCGCTTTACCTTTTTAAACGAGAGCAAAAACGATGAGCTAAAAGCCCTTGCCCTTGCTAAGCAAAGCGAACTAAGCTTTAAAGCAGCAAGGCTCATAAAACAAATCCAAGACGAGCTAATCGCACTCTACGCAGCCGCCACGCCAAGCGGCGAGCCAAGCGAGCAGGATTTTGCTAGTATAAATATGCTTTTAACTCGCCTTGTGTTTTGCTTTTATGCCGATGATAGCGGCGTTTTTACAAGGCACGATATGTTTGGCGCATATCTTGCCACGCACAAAGCAAACATGCGTCAAGCGATTTTAGATGTTTTTAGCATGCTCTCTACACCAGAGCACAAGCGCAGCAAGTTTGCAGACCCAGAGCTTCTAGCCTTTCCTTACACAAACGGCGGACTTTTTGAGTTTTACGATGAAAACATACCGCAGTTTAACGACAAATTAGCCGAGCTTATCATTAATGAAGCTACTTTTGGCTTTGATTTTTCTCTTATTAGTCCTACGATTTTTGGCGGACTTTTTGAAAGCACGCTAAATCCAGAGACCAGACGCAGCGGCGGCATGCACTACACTAGCATAGAAAACATTGAAAAGCTCATAAAGCCGCTATTTTTAGATAAGCTAGAAAGCGAGCTAGATGAAATAATCGCTATCAAGCAAAAAGACACAAAAGATAAAAAGCTAATAGAATTCCAAAAAAAGCTTGGCTCGCTTTGCTTTTTTGACCCAGCTTGCGGCAGCGGGAATTTTCTTACTCAGACCTTTTTATGCTTACGTGAGCTAGAAAACAAAGCTCTAAAAGAGCGTTTTACAGACAAAAGCGGCACATTTCAAGGCGTTTTAGAGGGCTTTGATACCTGTGGCATTTGCGTGGATATAAATAACTTTTATGGCATAGAAATAAACTCTTTTGCCACCGCAGTAGCCAAAACAGCCCTACATATCGCAGACAAGCAAATGCGCAAAGCCACTAACGAGCTAATTCACACAAACTTAGAGTATTTGCCTTTGCGTGATTTTGAAAATATCCTTTGTGCTAATGCTTTTGATGTTTCGTGGCATGAGCATTGCCCTAAGGCTGATTTTATCATCGGCAATCCGCCTTTTGTCGGCGCAAGAATGATGAATGAAACACAAAAAGCAGATTTAATAAAAGCTAGCAATAACGCCAAAAACGAAGGCAATTTAGACTATGTTACAGCTTGGTTTTTCAAAGCTTGCGAGTATATGAAACAAAGCCCAAAAACTCGCACAGCCTTTGTCGCTACAAATAGCATTTGCCAAGGCGAGCAAGTAGCATTGCTGTGGAAACCACTATTTGAAAGTGGAGTTAGCATAGACTTTGCCTACACTAGCTTTAAATGGGATAATAGCGTAGATTTTGGCACAGGCAAAAAAGAAAAAGCTGATAAAAAAATGGCAGCTGTTTATGTAATAATCGCAGGTTTTAGCCTAAATAACAGCAGCCAAAAATATATTTTTACAGGGAATTCTAGAATTCCAGCTAGTAACATAAATGGCTATTTAGCAGATGCGCCAAATATTGCTATTGAAAGCCGCTCAAAGCCACTTTGTGAATTTGTCCCAGAAATGACTAGGGGTTCAGAGCCAAACGATGGCGGAAATTTGATTTTAAGCCAAGATGAAAAAGATGAAATTCTAGCTAAATATCCAAATGCTGATAAATTTATAAAGCAGTTTATGGGAGCAGAAGAGTTTATAAATGGTAAACTTCGCTATTGTCTTTGGCTAGTAAATGCTAACCCTAGCGAACTTAGTAAAATTCCACCTATTATGGATAGAATAAAAGCGGTTAGAGAAAATAGATTACAAAGTAAATCGGAAGGCACCAGAAAATTTGCTGATAAACCTACAATTTTTAAACTATGTCGTCAACCTAAAAGCAATTATATTGTTATCCCAAGAGTTTCGGGCGAAAATAGAATTTATGTGCCTATCGGCTTTGTATCAAGTGATATTATCGCTAGTGATGCTATACAATTTATCCCAAATGCTACTTTGGCTGATTTTGCTATTCTTACAAGCTCGGTTCATATGGAGTGGATGAGAGCAGTAGCAGGCAGACTAGAAACGCGCTATCGTTACAGCAATACAATAGTTTATAATAACTTCCCTTTTGCTAGTCTTGATGAAAAAGATAAAGAAACACTTACAGCCGCAGCACAAGGAATTCTAGATGCTAGGGCAGAGTTTAGTGATAGTTCTTTGGCTGATTTGTATAATCCACTCACAATGCCAGCAAACTTGCGCAAAGCCCACGAGAGAAACGACCAAGCCGTGCTAAAAATCTACGCCGTAAACAAAACCGCCACCCCAAGCGATATAGTAAAAGAGTTATTTACTCGCTACGAAAAAGAAGTAAAAGCTAGGGAATTCTAG
- a CDS encoding EAL domain-containing protein: MNYFYKKKFLLESELKKLGFLSMIAIKIDDYDRIITSYSKKAIENIINIFDKKLRDFASFCGLEVRRLGDVRFVLFCPRYCDIEKLCAELSSFFKGYEIACKDIRIHISTSIGGAFGQKNVLNEALMALEFAKTHKLDYVLYSDDLGLASKLEREKFIYDLIEKAMSDDKIVPYFQPIFDRDGKISKYETLARIVDSDGRAILPGVFLEYSRHIKRYVDLSKKLILQAFSRINDNTEVALSINMSISDMIANPLRDLIIKEIDRRKIGNRVIVEILENENLCASNSSKVKYYIQALRERGVKIAVDDFGSGFSNFNLLLEIVPDYIKIDGEIIKRICEDEKARKMAETIIGFAKHLGAKTIAEYVANEQIYNKCLELGIDEFQGFYLGQPRAEF; the protein is encoded by the coding sequence ATGAATTATTTTTACAAAAAAAAGTTTTTGCTTGAAAGCGAGCTAAAAAAGCTAGGATTTTTGTCAATGATAGCGATAAAAATCGATGACTACGATAGAATCATCACCTCTTATAGCAAAAAAGCTATAGAAAATATTATAAATATTTTTGATAAAAAATTGCGTGATTTTGCTAGTTTTTGCGGACTTGAGGTTAGACGCTTGGGCGATGTGCGCTTTGTGCTATTTTGCCCTAGATACTGCGATATAGAAAAGCTCTGCGCCGAGCTTAGCTCGTTTTTTAAGGGCTATGAGATTGCTTGCAAGGACATCCGCATTCACATTTCTACTAGCATTGGCGGGGCTTTTGGGCAAAAAAATGTGCTAAATGAGGCTCTCATGGCACTAGAGTTTGCTAAAACTCACAAGCTTGATTATGTGCTTTATAGCGATGATTTGGGCTTAGCAAGCAAGCTTGAGCGCGAAAAGTTTATCTATGATTTGATAGAAAAAGCGATGAGCGATGATAAGATTGTGCCGTATTTTCAGCCAATTTTTGATAGAGATGGCAAGATTAGCAAGTATGAAACGCTAGCTCGCATCGTTGATAGCGATGGGCGTGCGATACTGCCTGGCGTGTTTTTGGAGTATTCGCGCCACATCAAACGCTATGTAGATCTATCTAAAAAGCTGATTTTACAAGCCTTTTCTCGCATTAATGACAATACCGAGGTAGCTTTAAGCATAAATATGTCAATCTCTGATATGATAGCAAACCCACTTAGGGATCTAATCATCAAAGAAATCGACCGTCGCAAAATAGGCAATCGTGTGATAGTAGAGATTTTAGAAAACGAAAATCTTTGCGCAAGCAATTCATCAAAGGTCAAATACTACATCCAAGCCCTAAGAGAAAGAGGCGTCAAAATCGCAGTAGACGACTTTGGCTCTGGTTTTTCAAACTTTAATTTGCTCTTAGAGATTGTGCCTGATTATATCAAAATCGATGGAGAAATCATCAAGCGCATTTGCGAGGATGAAAAGGCTAGAAAAATGGCAGAGACGATAATCGGCTTTGCTAAGCACCTTGGGGCAAAAACTATCGCTGAGTATGTAGCAAACGAGCAAATCTATAATAAATGCTTAGAGCTTGGTATAGATGAGTTTCAAGGCTTTTATTTAGGGCAGCCACGAGCTGAGTTTTAA